Part of the Bacteroidota bacterium genome, CATTTCAAGTGGATGTTTTTGAAACGTATTAAAAATGCCAAACATAATGAGAATGGTTCCGCCAATAATTCCTATGATGAAATTATTTTTCGGATCATTGAAAAGTCGAAGGGCACCGAGATAAGAAAGCGAAATAATTATTGTATCACTAATAAAAACACCTATGGCGAAAGCTATTCCTGATTTGTATCCGTTGCGTATGCTCGTCTGCAGAAGCGCAAAAAAGGCAGGACCAGTAAGAATTGCGAGTGTAAATCCCAATAATATTCCATCTAAAATTGCATTTGTTAACGAATTAAACATTACATAAACTAAATTTTAACTGCATGTTTTTGTTTCAGAAATTCTTCCCACTCTGCAAGGTGCTTGTTTTTCATCACGCGGGGAAATTTATTTTGAGCCCCCATTTTTCCTTTCTTCTCCATGTATTCATAAAATACAGAGGAAGGAAGTATTTCCACAATCACATCTTTCAGCGCGGCTATTCGTTCAACACGATAATCATCGTTCAGCGTTTTTAAATATTCGTCAAGTTTTTCTTTCAGGATTTTTTTATCGGCAACATCATCTGTTCCGATATACCATTTATGGGCGAAGAGCGAGCCGTATGGAATTCCCACAACAGAAAATTCTTTTATCTCAATGTTCAAATCGTGCGATACGAGTTCAATCGCACGGTTCATGTTGTCCTGAGAAAGATGCTCTCCGCATAAACTCAGAAAATGCTTTGTTCTTCCGGTAATGATTATTTCCTGGTTCTTCAGCGAAGTAAATTTTATTGTGTCGCCAATCAAATATCTCCATGCACCGGAACAGTTGGACAGCAGCAGGGCATACTCAACACCTTCTCCCACTTCTCCAATGGAAAGTGTTTCAGGATTTTCTTTAAGATTTCCATCCGCTCCGAAATTATTTTCATTGAATGGAATAAATTCAAAAAAAATTCCATTATCCAGCACCATTCTCATTCCTTCGCGATTCGGATTATCATCGTAGGCAATAAATCCTTCACTGGCTAAATATGTTTCCATAAAGATGAGCGGACGGGCGGTTAGTTTTTCAAAACCTTTTTTGTAAGGCGAAAGCGCAACTCCTCCATGAACATAAATATTCAGGTTGGGCCAGATGTCGTGAATGGTTTTTACTTTATAATGTTCGATGATGCGCTCGAACAGAATGGTTACCCAGGCGGGAACTCCGCAGATAGTTGACAAATCCCAGCTCTTCGCTGAGAGAACAATCTCTTCCAGTTTTGCGTTCCAGTCTCGCTCTCGGGAAATCCGTCTGCCGGGTTTATAAAAATGCTGAAACCAGAAGGGAAGGTTGCTTCCTGTAATTCCGCTGAGGTCTCCTTCAAAATAAGTTCCATTAAAGTTCAGGTGGGTGCTTCCTCCAAGCATGAGAATTCCTCTTTCAAAATGTTCTTTCGGAAGATTGTAATACGACAGAGCGAGAAGTTGTTTCATGCTCGCCCTTCGTATGGCGCGAATCATATCCTTCGTAACAGGAATCTGCTTGCTCGATGCTTCCGAAGTGCCGGAACTCAATGCAAAGTATTTTACTTTTCCGGGCCAGCAAATGAACGGCTCTCCGTTCAGCGAACGATACCACCATCTGCGGAAAATTTTATTATAGTCATGCGTAGGTACAGAACTTTGAAACGCCTGCACCAATTCTTTTTCATTCAGGATTTTTGAAAAATTGTATTGTTCGCCAAAAGCGGTGTACTCAGCCCTGGAAAGCAACCTTCTCAAAGTACGCTGCTGAATGCGAAAACCATTTTTGGGTGAACGCGGCATTGCTTTGCTAAGCCCGATTGCCTGCTTGATTATATTTCCGAGAAGTGCCATCTCCTGCTAATTACGAATTATAACGAATTACGAATGTACAAAATAGAATAACTCTATTCATCATTCGTAATTCGTTATTCGTAGGGAAGAAAAAATTAATGCGCGATTATTTTCGCTCTTACTTCCCCGACTTTTTGCGCCAGAGATGCAACTTCTGTTTCGTTGATGTCGGACTTTACAGAAAGCCCGTCATAAATGGATTTTATTCCATTGAGGTCAGTAACCAGAGAAACATAATTCACATCCTCATTGAACTGCGAAAGAAGTTCAATAATCATGTTGAGATGATTTTTCTGCTCCCATATTTTTTTGTAAAGCACCTGGGATTTTTCGGTGCGCGGAATGGTGCCGAGCGAAGTAAGCGTGGCGTATATTCCTTCCAGCCATCCGCCCGTGACCACCAATGAAGCAAGTCCTATGCGCTCGTTTGATTTCAATGTATTATCCACTTCGCTGTAAGAAGCAAACACAATTTTTTCAAGACTGTCTTTATTCGTTCCGTATTTTTTGTACGTGCCAAGCGCCTGCTGGTCAAACGCAAGCGGAATTCCTAAATCATCTGCCAGTTTTTTCGCGCACTTCAGGTATTTCCCCATGTCTTCAAATTTTTCATACGTGATGCTGTACGCTAAATCTCCACCGTAAATTCCGAGATTC contains:
- a CDS encoding GH3 auxin-responsive promoter family protein, with the protein product MALLGNIIKQAIGLSKAMPRSPKNGFRIQQRTLRRLLSRAEYTAFGEQYNFSKILNEKELVQAFQSSVPTHDYNKIFRRWWYRSLNGEPFICWPGKVKYFALSSGTSEASSKQIPVTKDMIRAIRRASMKQLLALSYYNLPKEHFERGILMLGGSTHLNFNGTYFEGDLSGITGSNLPFWFQHFYKPGRRISRERDWNAKLEEIVLSAKSWDLSTICGVPAWVTILFERIIEHYKVKTIHDIWPNLNIYVHGGVALSPYKKGFEKLTARPLIFMETYLASEGFIAYDDNPNREGMRMVLDNGIFFEFIPFNENNFGADGNLKENPETLSIGEVGEGVEYALLLSNCSGAWRYLIGDTIKFTSLKNQEIIITGRTKHFLSLCGEHLSQDNMNRAIELVSHDLNIEIKEFSVVGIPYGSLFAHKWYIGTDDVADKKILKEKLDEYLKTLNDDYRVERIAALKDVIVEILPSSVFYEYMEKKGKMGAQNKFPRVMKNKHLAEWEEFLKQKHAVKI